From Scomber japonicus isolate fScoJap1 chromosome 22, fScoJap1.pri, whole genome shotgun sequence, one genomic window encodes:
- the znf219 gene encoding zinc finger protein 219 yields MDSPPECVLSLSCEQPQSPPTLPSLDHSPQASSLHTQLSLPNSPVILPIQSPEPSPQSPDTTPYFNLSPFPLHEDNNNNHHDVDEEDDEEELDGVPPSPTPAVALFPGGGGQEAGCSPCLDSSPPVTPSAPLLGFGALELALSSGQSANCSDELDLQLFQKDTVTRAIPGVGGASSGPALRFPCHVCGKRFRFQSILSLHARAHSLDRDRRTSALYRAGLPSAPLKQHLKVRQNHKDIIQNHRSHPSQRLLTGTLIQHLTEEDDVDGEVKGLDDELHTDQNPHFLLDDSTPLTPPLTEDPVSVTSPYSSNPPTIGEAASTLIAPTFRCHACKGKFRTASELARHVRILHNPYKCTLCPFSASQEESLASHLQECHPSPEVSALPPAFNSRPIIANPDTPLPTPTHTPAPAPSTPQLTSATTVAASPALPAFRCETCGQRFTQSWFLKGHMRKHKDSLDHKCQVCGRGFKEPWFLKNHMKVHLNKLGLKAGLGTLGGPGGAEQQAKGSASNQSLNALYSSLLLAQRGGGRGGQGRSDRDTGGRMGMGSSKSAILGYLGLPSDGSGASCMERLQAVAQVAEMGNGGGGSVAGSGGGDPGRGGGATRGGGTGDITASVSDGGDQATWWQLVARSLAVAQQQQQRPHQRGQQQGQRGPGRSSVITEADQVRAYLGGLDPREETAGAGGPWECPDCGKLFRSLQQVVVHARVHTQKPQKTGGGEEEGSGSRRGAGLGRGSSESQLNSGGSQQIGDLRQESKLHSSGTQQAGAATGFHSVISSFKGENGMTALSSIPSVPTRERVRGRGIKDCPYCGKAFRSSHHLKVHLRVHTGERPYKCPHCDYAGTQSGSLKYHLQRHHREQRNALSASSNSSSTGLTSTINSLTSGTPGLVKQRRSQPNHSPVNRGPTDTPTSRPNQQSWLLGLPDQREHRKALAALRDVDLETQYRYLSGVMGALYQGGMEGGWIRESPPPKAPKVSRRKPLTTSRMVQPLGDKEGPASSTQEGGFEPLDLSRRPSPGLGGMEEDGVISVGDGGIGGGDDGGGDSSTGVKLSQCLFCPFRTSSAELMAMHLQVNHTSKSRRKRGSSTTLDDDRAPKATMPRIDHSELDSHGIWRHVSEVESQSLMGEWSSTQAQNINGLSQDATEHLVDGLDHPDSNMASVPNTLSDGLALKGKIEEDEDDQEEELEENLESSSLEDSPEPDKDMRMSFALSPVLSSNHIVGEEDKVLTD; encoded by the exons ATGGATTCTCCGCCAGAGTGTGTGTTGTCTCTTTCTTGTGAGCAGCCCCAGTCTCCCCCAACACTGCCATCCCTGGATCACAGTCCCCAGGCCTCCTCTCTTCACACCCAGCTCTCTCTACCTAACAGTCCAGTTATCCTGCCCATTCAGAGCCCCGAACCTTCCCCCCAGAGCCCTGACACCACACCTTATTTCAACCtttcccccttccccctccaCGAAGACAATAATAACAATCACCATGAtgttgatgaagaagatgaCGAGGAAGAGCTGGATGGCGTTCCTCCATCCCCAACCCCAGCAGTGGCTTTGTTCCCAGGAGGAGGCGGACAAGAAGCCGGATGCAGCCCTTGTTTGGACTCCTCTCCCCCAGTCACACCTTCGGCACCACTCCTTGGGTTTGGAGCTCTGGAGCTGGCCCTTTCATCAGGGCAAAGTGCAAACTGCAGTGATGAGTTGGATCTCCAGCTCTTCCAGAAGGACACCGTCACCAGGGCGATACCTGGAGTAGGAGGGGCTTCATCAGGGCCTGCGCTCAGGTTTCCCTGTCATGTGTGTGGGAAGAGATTCAGATTCCAAAGCATTTTGTCTCTTCATGCTCGAGCTCATAGTCTGGACCGGGACCGCCGAACTTCAGCCCTCTACCGAGCTGGACTCCCCTCAGCCCCCCTAAAGCAGCACCTTAAGGTCCGACAGAACCACAAGGACATAATCCAGAACCATCGAAGTCACCCTAGCCAACGCTTACTGACAGGGACTCTCATCCAGCATCTGACAGAGGAAGATGATGTTGATGGTGAGGTCAAAGGTCTAGATGATGAGCTACATACAGACCAGAATCCACACTTTCTGCTGGATGACAGCACACCATTGACCCCTCCACTTACTGAGGACCCTGTTTCTGTGACCTCACCCTATTCTTCTAATCCTCCTACCATAGGGGAGGCTGCATCCACACTAATAGCGCCTACGTTTCGCTGTCATGCCTGCAAAGGAAAATTCCGTACAGCTTCGGAGTTGGCGCGCCATGTCCGCATTCTCCACAACCCGTATAaatgcactctttgtcctttctCTGCCAGCCAAGAAGAGAGCCTGGCATCTCATTTGCAGGAGTGCCACCCTTCCCCTGAGGTATCTGCTCTGCCCCCGGCCTTCAATTCCAGGCCAATCATTGCAAACCCAGACACTCCTCTGCCTACTCCAACCCATACCCCAGCTCCAGCCCCAAGTACTCCCCAGTTGACATCAGCAACAACAGTAGCTGCATCCCCCGCACTGCCAGCATTTCGCTGTGAAACTTGTGGACAGCGGTTTACCCAGTCTTGGTTCCTCAAAGGACACATGCGAAAGCACAAAGACTCCTTGGACCATAAGTGCCAGGTATGCGGCCGTGGCTTCAAGGAGCCTTGGTTCCTCAAAAATCACATGAAAGTACATCTCAACAAGCTTGGGCTGAAAGCTGGGCTGGGAACCCTTGGGGGACCAGGAGGTGCTGAGCAGCAGGCCAAAGGCTCTGCAAGTAATCAGTCTCTTAACGCCCTCTACTCTAGCCTCCTTTTGGCCCAGAGAGGAGGGGGCAGAGGTGGACAAGGAAGATCAGACAGGGACACTGGAGGCAGAATGGGGATGGGCTCAAGCAAGTCTGCCATCCTGGGCTACCTGGGGTTGCCTAGTGATGGCAGTGGGGCCAGCTGTATGGAGAGACTCCAAGCTGTGGCTCAAGTGGCAGAGATGGGaaatggtggtggtggcagcgtTGCTGGCTCAGGAGGAGGGGACccaggaagaggagggggagcgACTAGAGGAGGGGGCACAGGTGACATCACAGCATCAGTATCTGATGGAGGGGACCAGGCAACTTGGTGGCAGCTGGTGGCTCGCAGCCTGGCAGTTgctcagcaacagcagcagaggcccCATCAGCGAGGCCAGCAGCAAGGCCAGCGAGGCCCAGGTCGCAGCTCTGTGATAACTGAGGCTGATCAAGTAAGAGCCTATCTTGGAGGCCTGGATCCAAGAGAGGAGACTGCAGGAGCAGGAGGGCCATGGGAATGCCCGGACTGTGGAAAGCTATTCCGCAGCCTGCAGCAGGTGGTGGTTCATGCTCGTGTTCACACTCAAAAGCCCCAGAAAACTGGTGGTGGTGAGGAAGAGGGGAGTGGTAGTCGTAGAGGAGCAGGGCTTGGAAGAGGCAGCAGTGAATCTCAGCTAAACAGTGGTGGATCCCAACAAATAGGAGACCTGAGACAGGAATCTAAACTACACAGTAGTGGAACACAACAAGCAGGAGCAGCTACGGGATTTCACTCTGTCATCTCAAGCTTCAAAG GAGAAAATGGTATGACAGCACTCTCCTCCATACCTTCAGTTCCCACCAGGGAGCGAGTGCGTGGTAGAGGGATAAAAGACTGCCCCTACTGTGGTAAAGCCTTCCGTTCATCACACCATCTCAAAGTGCACCTGAGAGTTCACACAG GTGAGAGACCCTACAAATGCCCCCACTGTGACTATGCGGGTACCCAGTCCGGCTCACTGAAGTATCACCTTCAGCGGCACCATAGGGAGCAACGCAACGCCTTGTCAGCCTCCTCCAATTCCTCCTCCACTGGGCTCACCTCCACTATCAACAGTCTGACCTCTGGAACCCCTGGGCTGGTCAAGCAGCGCCGATCCCAACCCAATCACTCCCCAGTAAACCGAGGCCCAACTGATACCCCCACCTCAAGGCCCAATCAGCAGTCTTGGCTCCTGGGGCTTCCAGACCAGCGGGAGCATCGTAAGGCCTTGGCGGCTCTAAGGGATGTTGACTTGGAGACCCAGTACAGGTATTTGTCTGGGGTGATGGGAGCGCTTTACCAAGGTGGAATGGAAGGAGGCTGGATCAGGGAGTCTCCCCCACCGAAGGCCCCCAAAGTGTCCCGACGTAAGCCCCTTACCACTAGCCGAATGGTTCAGCCATTGGGTGACAAGGAAGGGCCTGCATCTTCAACTCAAGAGGGTGGGTTTGAACCCCTGGATCTGTCCCGTCGTCCCTCTCCTGGCCTCGGAGGGATGGAAGAGGATGGAGTCATTAGCGTAGGGGATGGAGGAattggtggtggtgatgatggggGAGGGGATAGTTCAACAGGGGTCAAACTGAGCCAGTGTTTGTTCTGCCCTTTCCGCACATCCTCAGCGGAGCTGATGGCCATGCATCTTCAGGTCAACCATACCAGTAAGTCCAGACGGAAAAGGGGTTCTTCAACCACCTTAGATGATGACAGAGCCCCAAAGGCCACCATGCCTCGGATTGATCATTCTGAACTTGACTCCCATGGCATATGGAGGCATGTGAGTGAGGTTGAGTCCCAGTCCCTCATGGGAGAATGGTCCTCAACCCAAGCCCAGAACATCAATGGGCTCTCTCAGGATGCAACAGAACATCTGGTTGATGGCCTTGACCACCCAGACTCCAACATGGCTTCAGTACCCAATACTTTAAGTGATGGTCTGGCTCTCAAGGGGAAGatagaggaagatgaggatgacCAAGAGGAGGAACTGGAAGAAAATTTAGAGAGTAGCAGTCTGGAGGATTCACCAGAACCGGACAAGGATATGAGGATGTCCTTTGCTCTCTCACCAGTCCTGAGCTCCAACCACATAGTGGGAGAGGAGGATAAAGTCTTAACAGATTAG